From a single Anomaloglossus baeobatrachus isolate aAnoBae1 chromosome 4, aAnoBae1.hap1, whole genome shotgun sequence genomic region:
- the LOC142300988 gene encoding histone H1.01-like, protein MAETAPAAAPPPAEPAAKAKKAPKKSGAAKQSSKSSGPSASDLIMKAVSASKERSGVSLAALKKLLSAGGYDVEKNNSRLKLAIKALVNKGSLLQVKGSGASGSFKLNKKQETKDKAAKKKPAAAAKPKKPAAKKAAKSPKKPKKAPAAAKKSPKKAKKPAAAAKKAAKSPKKPKAAPKPKKVTKSPAKKAAKPKAAKSPAKKATKAKKPAAKK, encoded by the coding sequence ATGGCAGAGACCGCACCGGCCGCCGCTCCTCCTCCCGCCGAACCGGCCGCCAAAGCGAAGAAGGCGCCGAAGAAATCCGGGGCCGCCAAGCAAAGCAGCAAATCCTCCGGTCCCAGCGCCTCCGACCTGATCATGAAAGCCGTGTCCGCCTCCAAGGAGCGCAGTGGGGTGTCTCTGGCCGCCCTGAAGAAGCTTCTGTCTGCCGGAGGATACGATGTGGAGAAGAATAACAGCCGCCTGAAGCTGGCCATCAAGGCTCTGGTCAACAAGGGCTCCCTGCTCCAGGTGAAGGGCAGCGGCGCCTCCGGGTCCTTCAAGCTGAACAAGAAGCAGGAGACGAAGGACAAAGCGGCcaagaagaagccagcagctgcggccaagcctaagaagccggcagccaagaaAGCGGCCAAATCTCCAAAGAAGCCCAAGAAGGCTCCGGCCGCGGCCAAGAAAAGCccgaaaaaggccaagaagcccgCAGCAGCCGCCAAGAAAGCGGCAAAGAGCCCCAAGAAGCCGAAGGCCGCTCCAAAGCCCAAGAAGGTGACGAAGAGTCCGGCTAAGAAGGCGGCAAAACCCAAAGCTGCCAAGAGTCCGGCTAAGAAGGCGACTAAAGCCAAGAAGCCCGCGGCCAAGAAATAA
- the LOC142302233 gene encoding histone H3-like, producing MELQLHRCLVNSVQGACFSQTNEDAHRRINTLLRRSSHHFCFLIYRAMARTKQTARKSTGGKAPRKQLATKAARKSAPATGGVKKPHRYRPGTVALREIRRYQKSTELLIRKLPFQRLVREIAQDFKTDLRFQSSAVMALQEASEAYLVGLFEDTNLCAIHAKRVTIMPKDIQLARRIRGERA from the exons atggagctgcagttaCATCGGTGTC TAGTCAATAGCGTGCAGGGGGCGTGTTTCTCACAGACCAATGAGGACGCGCACAGGAGGATAAATACTCTGCTCCGCCGCTCTTCTCATCACTTCTGTTTTCTTATATACAGAGCTATGGCCAGAACTAAGCAGACCGCCCGTAAATCCACCGGAGGGAAAGCTCCCCGCAAGCAGCTGGCCACTAAGGCCGCCAGGAAGAGCGCTCCTGCCACCGGCGGAGTGAAGAAGCCGCATCGCTACCGGCCGGGGACAGTCGCTCTCCGGGAGATCCGCCGCTACCAGAAATCCACcgagct actgatccGGAAGCTTCCCTTCCAGCGCCTGGTGAGAGAGATCGCCCAGGACTTCAAGACCGATCTGCGCTTCCAGAGTTCGGCCGTCATGGCCCTGCAGGAGGCCAGCGAGGCTTATCTGGTGGGGCTGTTCGAGGACACCAACCTGTGCGCCATCCACGCCAAGAGGGTCACCATCATGCCCAAAGACATCCAGCTGGCCCGCCGCATCCGCGGGGAGAGGGCGTAG